One Rhodobacteraceae bacterium M385 genomic region harbors:
- the tolR gene encoding protein TolR: MGASVAQRGGGGRRRGRGRRSAARPMAEINVTPFVDVMLCLLIIFMVAAPLMTVGVPIDLPDTSAEALPSEQEEPLTVTLAADGRVMLQTTEVARDEIIPRLQAIAAERDSPRIFVRADGGIPYEQVMEVMGALNAGGFREIGLVTDAGGPRLNGTSEVGE; this comes from the coding sequence ATGGGCGCGTCGGTCGCACAGCGCGGCGGCGGGGGCCGTCGGCGGGGCAGGGGACGGCGCAGTGCCGCGCGTCCTATGGCGGAAATCAACGTCACGCCTTTTGTGGACGTAATGCTGTGCCTTCTGATTATTTTCATGGTCGCCGCCCCGTTGATGACTGTGGGCGTGCCGATTGACCTGCCCGATACCTCTGCCGAGGCATTGCCGAGTGAGCAGGAAGAACCGCTGACCGTGACGCTCGCGGCCGATGGCCGGGTGATGCTGCAAACCACTGAAGTCGCTCGGGACGAAATTATTCCTCGCCTTCAAGCGATTGCCGCAGAACGCGACAGCCCGCGCATCTTTGTGCGGGCCGATGGTGGCATCCCGTACGAGCAGGTGATGGAAGTCATGGGCGCGCTAAACGCGGGCGGCTTCCGGGAAATCGGCCTGGTCACGGACGCAGGCGGTCCGCGCCTGAATGGCACCTCGGAAGTAGGGGAGTGA
- the tolQ gene encoding protein TolQ, translating to METETLALATEADFTLIALFFRASLIVQLVMIALIVASVWVWAIAFSKFAMFRRSRANAAAFDVAFWSGEPLDEFYDKVADAPRSASERVFVAGMTEWRRSLRDDGALIPGVQQRVDRSMDVAIARESSRMTNGLTFLATTGATAPFVGLFGTVWGIMRAFQEIAISGQTSLAVVAPGIAEALLATGLGLLAAIPAVILYNKLSNDADGIIGTYESFADEFSTLLSRQLD from the coding sequence ATGGAAACGGAAACGCTCGCGTTGGCGACTGAGGCGGACTTCACCCTCATCGCTCTATTCTTTCGTGCAAGCCTGATCGTTCAGTTGGTCATGATCGCTTTGATCGTGGCCTCTGTTTGGGTTTGGGCAATTGCCTTCTCGAAATTCGCCATGTTCCGGCGGTCTCGGGCCAATGCGGCGGCGTTCGATGTCGCCTTCTGGTCTGGCGAGCCGCTGGACGAGTTCTACGACAAGGTCGCCGACGCGCCCAGATCGGCCTCGGAACGGGTCTTCGTGGCGGGAATGACGGAATGGCGTCGGTCCCTGCGCGATGACGGCGCGTTGATCCCCGGTGTGCAGCAGCGGGTGGACCGGTCTATGGATGTCGCGATTGCGCGGGAATCCTCACGCATGACAAACGGGCTGACGTTTCTGGCAACCACCGGAGCGACCGCGCCCTTCGTGGGCCTGTTCGGCACCGTCTGGGGTATCATGCGCGCTTTCCAGGAGATCGCGATTTCAGGACAAACATCCCTTGCCGTCGTGGCACCGGGCATTGCCGAGGCGCTTTTGGCCACCGGCCTTGGCCTTCTGGCCGCGATCCCTGCGGTGATCCTTTACAACAAACTGTCCAACGATGCCGATGGGATCATCGGCACCTATGAAAGCTTTGCGGATGAATTCTCGACACTGCTTAGCAGGCAGCTGGACTGA
- the ybgC gene encoding tol-pal system-associated acyl-CoA thioesterase — protein MIHRWSLRVYYEDVDLAGIVYYANYLKYLERGRSEMVREAGISQLDMKAAGLVFAVRRVEADYLKPANYDDELVVETQLDTLKGASFDMPQRILRGEEVLLQARIKVVILNAQGRAARLPADIRAKVTAITASDSP, from the coding sequence ATGATTCATCGCTGGTCGCTTCGCGTGTACTACGAAGACGTCGATCTGGCGGGCATCGTCTATTATGCCAACTACCTCAAATACCTTGAACGTGGCCGGTCCGAGATGGTCCGGGAGGCCGGAATTTCGCAACTCGACATGAAGGCAGCGGGCCTCGTTTTTGCCGTGCGCCGGGTCGAGGCGGACTACCTGAAACCCGCCAATTACGACGACGAACTGGTGGTCGAGACGCAACTCGATACCCTGAAAGGGGCCAGTTTCGACATGCCTCAACGGATTCTACGCGGTGAAGAAGTGTTGCTTCAGGCCCGGATCAAGGTCGTTATCCTCAATGCACAAGGGCGTGCAGCCCGTCTTCCGGCGGATATTCGCGCAAAAGTCACAGCTATCACGGCAAGTGACAGCCCGTGA